The Arthrobacter sp. D5-1 genome segment ACGCGTAGAACGCGCCTTCCGCGGGCGCAACGGACAGGCCGTTGACGGCGTTCAAACCGTCGACGGCGGTGTCCCGGCGTTTGCGGTACACCTCCGCGCTGTCGCGGACGAAGGACTGGTCGCCGTTCAGCGCCGCCGTGGCGGCAGCCTGGCTGATCGACGACGGGCACGACGACGTCTGGGACTGCAGCTTGTTCATGGCCGCGATCAGCGGGGCAGGTCCGACGCCGTAGCCGAGGCGCCAGCCGGTCATCGCGTAGGCCTTGGACACACCGTTGACCAGCAGGATGCGGTCCTTCAAGGCGGGTACCGCGGTGACCAGGCTGGTGACGCGGCCGTCACCGAAGTAGACCTCGTCGTAGATCTCATCGGTCAGGATGAAGACATGCGGGTTCTCCTCGAGGACCGCGCCCAGGGCCTGGAGCTCTTCGCGGGAGTAGACGGCACCGGTCGGGTTGGATGGTGCGTTCAGGATGAGCCACTTGGTCCTGGGGGTGATGGCCTTGGCCAAAGCATCAGGGGTCAGCTTGAAACCGGTGTCTTCGCCACAGGGGACGATCACAGGGGTGCCGTCGTTGGCGAGCACCATGTCCGGGTAGGAAACCCAGTACGGGGCCGGGACGATCACTTCATCGCCCTCGTTAAGCGAAGCCATCAGCGCAACGTAGAGGACCTGTTTCGCGCCGCCGCCGATGGTCAGCTGGTTCCGCTCGTAGTGCTGCCTCGTGTGGCCTTCGATCTTGCGGAGGATGGCGGTCTGCAGTTCAGGTGTACCGGTCACCGAGGTGTACTTGGTCTCGCCGGCTTTAATGGCGTCGATCGCGGCGGCCTTAATGTGGTCAGGGGTGTCGAAGTCCGGCTCGCCGACGGTGAGGTCGATGATCGGGATGCCTTCAGCTTTCAGTTCGCGGACGCGGGCGGCCGCGGCGACGCTCGCTGAGGACTTGATGCGGGTGACCCTCGACGCCGGCAGGTAGTCGGACATGTCTCCTCCAGGAATGTGGAACTCAGGACGCGCGGATTCGCGTATCCCCTTTTTCGAGACTAGGGATTGGTTCGCGCGCTGGATAAGACCTAATGTGCGTGGATCTATAAGGGGGTCTTATGACACGGGGGCCTTTATGGGTTCCCTGCTCCCAAACGGGCACATCTGTGCGCATATGGGTACCCTTCCATGCACTTTGCTTATGGGTTCACGCGGTATTGGTATTTCCTTGGTGCGGTGAACGCTGCCTAGATTCGAGGTGTCAGAAGAGTCAGTCAAAGAGTTTCGAAGGGGAGCCCATGCCAACCCGCAACCGGTCCGCCCTGCCCTCCCCGGTCCAGCCACGGCAAGGCCGTTCAGTAACCGGCAGGTACACCTACCGGGCCAAGGCGCCGCGGTCGCAGGTCGACGGGGAGCATGCCAGGCTCGCGCGTGCCCTCGCCGCGCACCGGCAACTCCTCTCCCATGCGTCAAGCGCCATCCGGACCCTGACAGCCGCGAGGAACGAGCTGATCGCCCAAGCCCTGGAGGACGGGCTGACTCTGACCACGGTATCTGCGGTGACTGGAGAGAATCTGCGCGCCGTCCGGACCATCGGTTTGGCTTATGACGATCTCCACCCAAGCGGACTCCCCCGCGATGCACACGTCGCGGCGTTGAGGGCCAAAAGCACCGAGTTGGCAGCTGCGGAACGGCATCGGGACCAGATCACTGACCGCCGGGAAGCGTTGATCGTCATGGCCCTGCGGAACCAGGTCTGTGATGACCTTGAGTTGGCTTCCCTGACAGGGCTGACACCGGACCACATCCGCAGGTCCACCCGGGGAATCGCGCGTCCTGCTTAGTTTCATGGCAGCGTCCCGTTGAACCCGGCCCAGCAGCAGGGTAGAACGGAGGAATGAGCGACGTGAACTCTTGGATGGACCAGTACGAACGGGCGTGGACCTCGAATGACCCTGAGGAAATCAGGGCACTTTTCACCGAGGACGCCGTCTACAACGACCGCCCCAACACGGCGAAACCATGGAACGGCCACGAGGAAATCGTGAAGGCATGGGCCGCCGCCGGTGACAAGCCTGAGGACTGGACCTTCGAATGGACGCTCCTGGGCAAGGACGGTGACACGGCCTTCGTCCAAGGCTTGACCACGTACCTGAACGGCGACCCCACCTACGACAACCTGTGGGTCATCCGCTTCGCTGAGGATGGCCGTGCCCGCGAATTCACTGAATGGTTCATGGCGCGGAAGTAGCCTTCCACGGTTCAGCGGGCGACGATCAGCACATTCTCGTGAATCTGCTTCCAGCCCTCATACTTCGGTTGGCTGGCGTCGACTCCGTCCCTGATGAACTTCGTCGTGGACCCGTCAACGCCAGTCAGGGCAAGGATCTCCTCGTCCGTCGCCGCTCCGCCGCAGGCAGCACGCCACCGTTCCGGGACAGCTTCGGGGGCCACGATCAAGCAGACGGTCCCTGCAGTGGAACCACGGGCTGCGAAGTACCTCACGCCGTCGTCGGTTGCCAGCAACCGGACTGTCCCGGCGTCGACGTCCAGATCCACGCCTGTAAGGCTCATGGACTCCGGAAGCTTGTCCTCCGCCGTCGCTTCCCTGTCCAGCGCTTTCAGCCCCGCCGGCGCCGAGCAGCCGGCAAGTCCAATACCGGCTGCAACAGCAAGCACGGCTAAGACACGACGATTCATGGCTCTGCCCCCTCAGGCTCTCGTTCCGTCGAGCCTAACCCACTGGGGACGGTCAGTAGCTTTCGCGGTCAGCCGTTTCGGACACAGGAAGGAACGTGGACGCGAACCCTTCCGACGCGCGGGCCAGCACAGCAACATCCGCGCCGACCAGCACGAAGGAGGCACCGGCGTCGAGATACGCCCGCGCGGTTGTCTCGTTGAAGGCGTTCACGCCCGCCGGCTTTCCAGCCGCTTTGGCGGCTGCCAGGCAATGCTCGACGACGGCCCTCACCAAGGGATTCTCCTGCTGTCCCAGCAGGCCCATGGAAGCGGCGAGGTCCGAGGGGCCGAGGAAAATGCCATCGACACCGTCGACGGCCAGGATCTCCTCCACAGCCGACGCCGCAGCCTCGGATTCGATTTGGACCGTGAGGCTGATGGATTCCGACGCCGACGCCAAATAGTCGGGGACCCGGTTCCAGCGCGAAGCCCGGGCGAGTGCCGAGCCAACACCGCGGACACCATGCGGCGGATAGCGGACAGCGGCGACGGCGGACGCGGCCTCGAAAGCCGAGTTCACCATGGGAATGAGGAGGTTTTGCACACCGAGGTCAAGGTATTGCTTGATGACCACGGTGTCGTTGACGGGTGGCCGGACCATGGCCTGCACTGGGTATCCGCTCACGGCATGAAGCTGGGCAAGGATGGATTCCAGTCCGTTGGGGCTGTGCTCGGCGTCGATCAGGACCCAGTCCAGGCCGGAACCGGCGCAAATTTCCGCAACCAAGGGACTACCGGAACAAACCCACATGCCGGCCAACGGACGGCCAGCCTCGGAGAGGGCCGAATAGAAGGTGGGGCTCAGCTGAAGTGACATGTCACAACTCCCAACGGTCCGTAGTCAGCGTGCACGGTATCACCTTTGTACACCCAGAGTGGGCGCGTAAACGAGCCCGCCAGGATGATATCTCCGGCCTTCATGGAATCCCCGTGCGCGGCGATCTTGTTGGCCAGCCAGTGCACGCCGTTGGCCGGATGATCCAGCACCCCGGCGGCCACTCCGGTCTCCTCCACGGTCTGGTTTTTGTACAGGATGGCGGACACCCAACGGAGGTCGACCGCGTCGGGCCGAACCGGGCGGCCACCCACCACCATGGCACCCATCGCGGCATTGTCCGAGATGGTGTCCACGATGGTCCGGCCCTCCATTTCGATCCTGGAGTCCAGGATCTCGAGGGCCGGAACCACGTAATCGGTGGCGTTGAGGACATCGAAAATCGTGCAGCCGGGCCCTTTGAGGCCGGACTTCAACACGAAGGCCAGTTCCACCTCAACCCGGGGATGGGTGTACTTGTCCCACTCCACGGAACAGCCGGTTTCCAGGACCATGTCATCGAAAATGGCACCATAATCCGGCTCGGTGATGCCCGTGGCGGCCTGCATGGCCTTGGACGTGAGGCCGATCTTGCGCCCCACCAACGTGCGCCCCGCTTCCTCGTTCCGCCGCATCCACAGCTGCTGCACGGCGTACGAGTCCTCCACCGTCATGTCGGGGTAGCGCGCGGTCAGGCGCGGGACCGGTTTACGGTTCCGGCCGGCTTCGAGGAGCTCGTCGGCAATGGCTTCGATCGTCTTCGCGTCCAGCATGGTTTAGACCTGGGCTCCCAGCTTGAAGCCCTCCGCCGTATCTGAAGCACCCTCGGGTCGGGTGTAGGAGAAGCCGTCGGCGCCGACGGTGACAGCCATCTCAGAAGCATCAGTCCGCTCGATGATGGGCTGCGGGTTGCCGTCGAGGTCCAGGACCAAGGAGGCCTCGGTGTACCAGGACGGGACGACGGGGTTGCCCCACCAGTCGCGCCGCTGGTTGTCGTGGACATCCCAGGTGACGGTGGGGTTGTCCGGGTCGCCGGTGTAGTAGTCCTGGGTGTAGATCTCCACGCGGTGGCCGTCCGGGTCCAGGATGTAGAGATAGAACGCGTTGGACACACCGTGGCGTCCGGGTCCGCGTTCGATCCTGTCGGAGATGCGCAGGGCACCCATCTTGTCGCAGATCTGGATGATGTTGTGCTTCTCATGCGTGGAGAAGGCGATGTGGTGCAGGCGGGGTCCGTTGCCTCCGGTCAGGGCGGTGTCGTGCACGGTCTGCTTGCGGTGCATCCACGCGGCGTACGTGACGCCGTCGGAATCCTTGATGTCTTCCGAGACGCGGAAGCCCAGGTCCTCCAG includes the following:
- a CDS encoding aspartate transaminase; translation: MSDYLPASRVTRIKSSASVAAAARVRELKAEGIPIIDLTVGEPDFDTPDHIKAAAIDAIKAGETKYTSVTGTPELQTAILRKIEGHTRQHYERNQLTIGGGAKQVLYVALMASLNEGDEVIVPAPYWVSYPDMVLANDGTPVIVPCGEDTGFKLTPDALAKAITPRTKWLILNAPSNPTGAVYSREELQALGAVLEENPHVFILTDEIYDEVYFGDGRVTSLVTAVPALKDRILLVNGVSKAYAMTGWRLGYGVGPAPLIAAMNKLQSQTSSCPSSISQAAATAALNGDQSFVRDSAEVYRKRRDTAVDGLNAVNGLSVAPAEGAFYAYVNCSGAIGKTTPDGNVIENDQDFTLYLLDAARVAVIQGSAYGLGPYFRISFATSLETINAGVDSIRDAVNALT
- a CDS encoding nuclear transport factor 2 family protein produces the protein MSDVNSWMDQYERAWTSNDPEEIRALFTEDAVYNDRPNTAKPWNGHEEIVKAWAAAGDKPEDWTFEWTLLGKDGDTAFVQGLTTYLNGDPTYDNLWVIRFAEDGRAREFTEWFMARK
- a CDS encoding HpcH/HpaI aldolase/citrate lyase family protein; this encodes MSLQLSPTFYSALSEAGRPLAGMWVCSGSPLVAEICAGSGLDWVLIDAEHSPNGLESILAQLHAVSGYPVQAMVRPPVNDTVVIKQYLDLGVQNLLIPMVNSAFEAASAVAAVRYPPHGVRGVGSALARASRWNRVPDYLASASESISLTVQIESEAAASAVEEILAVDGVDGIFLGPSDLAASMGLLGQQENPLVRAVVEHCLAAAKAAGKPAGVNAFNETTARAYLDAGASFVLVGADVAVLARASEGFASTFLPVSETADRESY
- the hpaH gene encoding 2-oxo-hept-4-ene-1,7-dioate hydratase, whose product is MLDAKTIEAIADELLEAGRNRKPVPRLTARYPDMTVEDSYAVQQLWMRRNEEAGRTLVGRKIGLTSKAMQAATGITEPDYGAIFDDMVLETGCSVEWDKYTHPRVEVELAFVLKSGLKGPGCTIFDVLNATDYVVPALEILDSRIEMEGRTIVDTISDNAAMGAMVVGGRPVRPDAVDLRWVSAILYKNQTVEETGVAAGVLDHPANGVHWLANKIAAHGDSMKAGDIILAGSFTRPLWVYKGDTVHADYGPLGVVTCHFS
- the hpaD gene encoding 3,4-dihydroxyphenylacetate 2,3-dioxygenase, translated to MSNFTGPIPTPTVPAPDIVRCAYLELVVTDLAKSRAFYVDLLGLHVTEEDENTIYLRSFEEFIHHNLVLRKGPVAAAAAFAYRVKSPAEVDAAEAYYRELGCRVERRKEGFTKGVGDSVRVEDPLGFPYEFFYDVEHVERLTQRYDLYSAGELVRLDHFNQVTPDVPRGRKYLEDLGFRVSEDIKDSDGVTYAAWMHRKQTVHDTALTGGNGPRLHHIAFSTHEKHNIIQICDKMGALRISDRIERGPGRHGVSNAFYLYILDPDGHRVEIYTQDYYTGDPDNPTVTWDVHDNQRRDWWGNPVVPSWYTEASLVLDLDGNPQPIIERTDASEMAVTVGADGFSYTRPEGASDTAEGFKLGAQV